The sequence below is a genomic window from Croceicoccus marinus.
GATCTCGGTCAGGATGTCGGTGCTTTCGCCGGTTCGGGGATCGAACGCGATGATGCCGCCGCGCCCGCCGCAGATTATCTTGCCCGATTCGTCGAACACCATGCCGCCGACCCATTGGCGGTCCGCCAGCATGGTCTCGACCTCGCCGCCAAGCCGCTTGCGATATATGCCGCCGCCGGTCAGGTCGGAAAACCAGACGTCGCCGCCGGGCGAAACGCGCGGCGCTTCGACGAAATCATATCCCCGTGCGACGATTTCGAAACCGGTTGCCTGTTGTGTCTGCATGCGCGCTCTCCCGCCTTCGACCCTAATGTAGCGGGAAGGCCGGCGCAGTTGGCCAATGTGTCAGGTGGGCGGCGGGCGGCAGTGGCCAAGGCAGCGGCGGGCGGCTAGATGCGGAAAATGACGTTGCACCGCGACCCCACGGCCCCGCTCGGCTCGATCGCTTTCGATCAGGATCCCGCGCGATGGATGGAAGGCAGCGCCGCCTTCACCAGGCCGCAGCAGCAGCGCAGCCGGGACGCGCTCGAACGCATCGTGGCCAGCGCGGTCGGCCTGTTCTCCCGCAGCGGCTTCGACGCGGCGCGGGTGTCCGACATTGCCAGCGAAGCCGGCGTGCCAGTCGGCACCGTCTATCAGCATTTCCCCGACAAGGAGGCGCTGCTTGCGGCGATCGTTGCCGGATATCGCGCCTGCCGGATGCGCGAGATACGGGAACTGTGCACCTCTGCCGAGGCTCGTGCGGCCAGCCCGCGCCAGCTTGTCGAACTGCACCTCGACATCGTGTTCAGCGCATTCAGCGCGGATGCAGGCCTGCTCCGCCTGATCGAGCGCAAGCGGCTGGAAGACGTCAGCGTGCACCGCGACCAGAGCATGGCCAACGATGTGGTCGCGACCTGGATCGCGGATCTTCTGGTCGAACGACTGCCCGACCGCGACCCCGCCGAATTGCGGCGGCAGGTTCATTACGCCCACTCGATCATTCGCGGGGCGGTGGTATGGTCGGTGCTGCCAACGGTTGGCGAACTGGGCGAAGGTCTGAAGGTGACCGACACCGGATTCGCGGTCGAAGCCCTGAAAATGGCGCTGCGCTATCTTGGGATAGACGAGTAACTCCGCCGGACGCGAAGCGCAGCAACCTATCCTTTTGCTGCGTTGACCCGAAGCACCCGCCAGATCACCCTTTCCGAAACAGAAGATGAATTCACATTCATCTCTCAGATGGAGAGGATACGGCGATGAACGATATCCAGCAGGTCATGCGCGAGCGCTATCCCGGCAACACATGGGCGGATGTCGCACGCCGCGACGGTCCGCTACCCGATGTGCTGTCCCTGCAGGCCAACCCCGAACAGAACCTGCGCGACATTTCCTTTGCG
It includes:
- a CDS encoding TetR/AcrR family transcriptional regulator, producing the protein MTLHRDPTAPLGSIAFDQDPARWMEGSAAFTRPQQQRSRDALERIVASAVGLFSRSGFDAARVSDIASEAGVPVGTVYQHFPDKEALLAAIVAGYRACRMREIRELCTSAEARAASPRQLVELHLDIVFSAFSADAGLLRLIERKRLEDVSVHRDQSMANDVVATWIADLLVERLPDRDPAELRRQVHYAHSIIRGAVVWSVLPTVGELGEGLKVTDTGFAVEALKMALRYLGIDE